The following proteins are encoded in a genomic region of Phaeodactylum tricornutum CCAP 1055/1 chromosome 1, whole genome shotgun sequence:
- a CDS encoding n-acetyl transferase (Catalyzes the transfer of an acetyl group from acetyl-CoA to the amine group of an acceptor molecule.): MSKVHNLNATQSTKPIKATTNILLHGDGEIPGVCFVDYRDESQLDDVMSLVGRDLSEPYSIFTYRYFLHRFPELCILAVSEDAPDEPIGCVVGKVDDEERLYVAGGASDTTSTSKVGYLGMLAVGQSYRRRGIGKELVRKILQRMKDMGCDSVILETEVTNRTAQQLYQDCFGFVREELLVRYYLNWNDAYRLRLWFV; this comes from the exons ATGTCCAAAGTACACAATCTGAATGCGACACAGAGCACAAAACCCATCAAAGCGACTACCAACATTCTTTTGCATGGTGATGGGGAAATCCCCGGGGTTTGTTTTGTAGATTACCGCGATGAATCACAGCTTGACGATGTCATGTCATTAGTTGGCCGAGATTTGTCAGAGCCTTATTCGA TTTTCACGTATCGGTACTTTCTCCACCGCTTTCCTGAGCTATGTATACTAGCTGTATCAGAAGATGCCCCGGACGAGCCAATAGGATGTGTTGTTGGGAAAGTCGACGATGAGGAGCGACTCTACGTTGCGGGTGGCGCCAGCGATACTACCTCTACCAGCAAAGTCGGCTATTTGGGCATGTTGGCCGTTGGTCAGTCATACCGACGTCGAGGGATCGGCAAAGAGCTGGTACGGAAAATTTTGCAGCGAATGAAAGACATGGGTTGCGATAGTGTAATACTGGAAACCGAGGTTACCAATCGGACAGCGCAGCAACTGTATCAAGATTGTTTCGGTTTTGTGCGCGAAGAACTTTTGGTTCGATACTATTTAAATTGGAATGATGCATATCGACTCAGATTGTGGTTTGTCTAA
- a CDS encoding predicted protein, producing MGLQLSYLTWGYMQELIMTTTFTPTPRVPSGKFPSAAFCVFSNRFLAVIVALLAVRYKHGAFFANNTAPLWAFTPCALSNTLSSWSQYASLKYVSFPVQTVFKSSKIIPVMVMGKVLKGTSYPMNQYFEALLITIGVAIFSIMSKSSDKAEASTEILGLIFLLIYICFDSFTSQWQDKVYTQYGRVNVDPYQMMLGVNVSAICITTAGLIVTGDIPVVFEFLVANPEAFRYNIITAITSASGQLCIFYTIKEFGPIVFTIIMTTRQMLSICISAMLFGHQISLKAASGAAVVFGVLF from the coding sequence ATGGGTTTACAACTATCCTACTTGACCTGGGGCTACATGCAGGAGCTCATTATGACAACTACGTTTACCCCTACTCCCCGTGTTCCTAGCGGTAAATTCCCGTCTGCTGcgttttgtgtcttttccaaCCGATTTCTAGCGGTGATCGTCGCCTTGTTGGCAGTCCGCTACAAGCACGGAGCCTTTTTCGCCAACAATACGGCCCCACTGTGGGCCTTTACGCCCTGCGCGCTTAGCAACACGTTGAGCAGCTGGTCGCAGTATGCCTCCCTCAAGTACGTTTCCTTTCCGGTCCAGACAGTTTTCAAAAGCTCCAAGATCATTCCCGTCATGGTCATGGGCAAGGTTCTCAAAGGAACGTCGTATCCGATGAATCAATACTTTGAAGCTTTGTTGATTACTATTGGTGTCGCCATATTTTCCATAATGTCCAAATCTAGCGACAAAGCCGAAGCTTCCACTGAGATTCTGGGCCTCATTTTCCTGCTCATTTATATTTGTTTCGACTCCTTTACGTCACAATGGCAAGACAAGGTCTACACGCAGTATGGACGAGTTAACGTGGATCCATACCAGATGATGCTGGGCGTTAACGTGTCGGCCATTTGTATCACAACCGCTGGTCTGATTGTGACGGGAGACATCCCCGTTGTCTTCGAATTCCTCGTGGCCAATCCTGAAGCGTTTCGCTACAACATCATCACCGCCATTACTTCAGCGTCGGGGCAGCTTTGCATTTTCTACACCATCAAGGAGTTTGGACCGATTGTTTTCACTATCATCATGACAACGCGACAAATGCTTTCTATTTGCATTTCCGCGATGTTGTTTGGGCATCAGATTTCCCTCAAAGCAGCATCGGGTGCTGCGGTGGTATTTGGTGTTTTGTTT
- a CDS encoding predicted protein (This gene is involved in carbon utilization. Similarity to CAs from other organisms is weak. However, it has a CA domain predicted by Interpro. Signal peptide is encoded at the 5'end that indicates that the gene product is secreted or targeted to the plastid. However, there is almost no evidence for a cTP.) — translation MKLVVSALFFLSLAEADLFNYGNTDTTVDGEKSYGMPNWNRVECSNEDTCRGWPDKFPFLVGWDAGRNTCQWCPEGGPENCGFHRQSPIDLKRDRGVIGGSNEKSCPDWHWMAYKDDTCAWKDMVDEFSIERHGLRLSVPIESDGEISCVENRNGQDVRRFPRLDYSKGFPDWWWLQSTDISVPSHHTQEGKRYDAEVTLKHFYEIEHDKNQLGYVTLFMEAYDDAESWPFLDKLICAWREKEEKVRRECGLPPSAPYGRCRIFSERGQQPTDAWRFEAGELQSFGEGEPAPVPSVAPTKSPTASITTLSPVIPTTSRPTEWVLPPIFAPPSVTVTTDTPTITEQIVSAPPPIDCDAFDMNYDRLCYSNDPCCETQRSTSEYCWDAYENIFPGNAIYSACHHCCGGERKSVGPPSPINPKIPKTLQCSSLSNEPNRMCNLESCCDGSDSSYCRDLMELIRSIPLTACFLFLQWYCCSEPKEYDSNRRTLRGTSFGMEVGEDIKGVQSFPSGTKFMEVDGRRLVLRKENFERDEESEEDYFNRIYSNYKHRSLQATVHQEDYADIEYWPYEWMLKVNTEYYFRYEGTQVVAPCAETVHWRAMKDPIKIHPRQLAELTRLLKERIAPTGDPNSCQSDTAGVSGSDGSLKLNRDLQYYHNVHRKVFCECKDWPSKFESDKQWCRNWQDDTNYERFYQRPYSFDSNGEW, via the exons ATGAAACTTGTTGTCTCTGCCTTGTTCTTCTTGTCCCTGGCGGAAGCCGATTTGTTCAACTATGGCAACACGGACACCACTGTCGATGGCGAGAAAAGTTACGGAATGCCGAATTGGAATCGAGTTGAATGCAGCAACGAAGACACCTGT CGAGGCTGGCCCGACAAGTTTCCCTTTTTGGTAGGCTGGGACGCGGGCAGAAACACCTGTCAGTGGTGCCCTGAAGGTGGACCAGAGAATTGTGGTTTTCACAGACAATCACCGATTGATTTGAAGCGCGACCGGGGGGTGATCGGCGGAAGCAACGAGAAATCATGCCCAGATTGGCATTGGATGGCGTACAAGGACGATACTTGTGCATGGAAAGATATGGTGGATGAATTTTCGATTGAACGTCACGGTTTGCGTCTGTCAGTCCCCATTGAATCAGACGGTGAAATTTCTTGTGTTGAAAATCGAAATGGACAAGATGTGAGGAGGTTTCCTCGTCTAGATTACAGCAAAGGTTTCCCGGATTGGTGGTGGCTCCAATCGACCGACATATCTGTACCCAGCCATCATACACAAGAGGGAAAGAGATACGACGCCGAAGTCACACTTAAGCATTTCTACGAGATTGAACATGACAAAAATCAG CTCGGCTATGTAACTCTCTTTATGGAAGCCTACGACGATGCAGAGTCATGGCCGTTTTTAGACAAACTGATTTGTGCCTGGAGAGAAAAGGAGGAGAAGGTCCGGCGTGAATGTGGACTTCCGCCTTCAGCTCCGTACGGTAGATGTCGAATCTTTTCTGAACGTGGTCAGCAGCCAACTGATGCTTGGAGATTCGAAGCTGGTGAGCTACAGTCTTTTGGAGAGGGTGAACCCGCCCCGGTTCCATCCGTTGCCCCCACCAAATCACCAACTGCCTCGATCACTACCTTGTCTCCTGTAATTCCGACTACGTCACGTCCAACCGAGTGGGTCTTACCTCCTATCTTTGCACCCCCTTCCGTCACCGTCACCACCGACACGCCAACCATCACTGAGCAAATTGTTTCGGCACCTCCGcctattgactgtgatgcaTTTGATATGAACTATGATAGGCTTTGCTACTCCAACGATCCTTGTTGTGAAACCCAGAGGTCAACTTCCGAGTATTGCTGGGACGCTTATGAGAACATTTTCCCAGGAAATGCCATCTACTCGGCTTGTCACCATTGTTGTGGAGGAGAACGAAAGAGCGTTGGACCGCCTAGTCCCATCAACCCCAAAATTCCAAAAACGTTACAATgttcgtcgttgtcgaacgAACCAAACCGCATGTGCAATCTTGAAAGCTGTTGCGATGGTTCCGACTCCAGCTACTGTCGGGAT TTGATGGAGTTGATTCGAAGTATTCCGCTGACCGcgtgtttccttttcttgCAGTGGTATTGCTGCTCAGAGCCGAAGGAGTATGATTCCAACAGACGAACGCTTCGCGGAACAAGTTTTGGCATGGAGGTCGGCGAAGACATCAAAGGTGTGCAGTCTTTCCCAAGTGGTACTAAGTTTATGGAGGTGGACGGCCGCCGGCTTGTTTTGcggaaagaaaattttgaaagGGATGAAGAGAGCGAGGAAGATTATTTCAATCGGATCTATTCAAATTACAAGCACCGGTCCTTACAAGCCACTGTCCATCAAGAGGACTATGCTGACATCGAGTACTGGCCGTACGAATGGATGCTGAAGGTAAATACCGAGTATTACTTCAGATACGAAGGTACTCAGGTAGTTGCCCCGTGCGCAGAAACTGTCCATTGGAGAGCTATGAAAGATCCTATTAAAATTCATCCTCGCCAGCTTGCCGAGTTGACAAGGCTTTTGAAAGAAAGAATCGCCCCCACAGGAGATCCCAATTCTTGTCAATCGGACACTGCAGGCGTTTCCGGAAGTGACGGTTCACTCAAACTGAACAGAGACCTTCAGTACTACCACAATGTCCATCGCAAGGTATTTTGCGAGTGCAAAGACTGGCCCTCAAAGTTCGAAAGTGACAAGCAGTGGTGCCGCAATTGGCAAGATGACACCAATTACGAGCGGTTTTACCAGCGTCCTTATAGTTTCGATTCAAATGGAGAGTGGTAA
- a CDS encoding predicted protein has translation MSTDANENTNPVNNETHNNDGVGETKPAAAAGDATNCAKRAALVDLDEEENSKRMKVEVYDLAETMGFKAGDRLEVEWEIVDASSTPGTHEADDALARTRWWGATLMEHDGRTEDSVAIRTLDYDPYVEGGFPDHSKEDVIFLGRDLLVDPVTQTELQFRRQGAEEEDTVYVGREDIESIVNATLAQALQRNQSSWNAMEPSKQAFIASMIAEKKEKLTELLSSHADANGVVTADDMRTILTQTMEL, from the coding sequence ATGTCAACGGACGCCAATGAAAACACTAATCCTGTGAATAATGAAACGCACAACAATGACGGTGTAGGGGAAACAAAACCGGCAGCTGCTGCTGGCGACGCGACGAATTGTGCAAAACGCGCAGCCCTggtcgatttggacgaagaagaaaattcGAAACGCATGAAAGTAGAAGTGTACGATCTTGCGGAAACGATGGGTTTCAAGGCTGGGGATCGTTTGGAGGTAGAGTGGGAAATTGTGGACGCGTCGTCGACACCGGGGACACACGAAGCAGATGATGCTCTAGCAAGAACGCGCTGGTGGGGCGCGACTTTGATGGAGCATGACGGGAGAACGGAAGATTCTGTGGCGATCCGCACGCTCGATTATGATCCGTACGTGGAAGGAGGATTTCCTGATCATTCGAAAGAAGATGTCATTTTCTTGGGCCGTGATCTGCTGGTCGATCCCGTTACACAAACAGAACTGCAGTTCCGTCGGCAAGGTGCTGAAGAGGAGGACACTGTGTACGTGGGGCGCGAAGATATTGAGAGCATCGTGAACGCAACACTTGCCCAGGCGTTGCAAAGGAATCAAAGCTCGTGGAATGCGATGGAACCATCAAAACAGGCTTTCATTGCATCGATGATTGctgaaaagaaggaaaagcTTACCGAGCTTCTTTCGAGCCACGCCGACGCGAACGGTGTTGTTACTGCGGACGACATGCGCACCATATTGACGCAAACGATGGAGCTTTGA
- a CDS encoding predicted protein — protein FVTEAVEKIGPSVLRIDTETHLLEEETVGLPPRGPGFVQQGQGSGLIFSSDGFVLTNAHVVEDATKVTVTLTDGRMYQAEVKGADEIVDIAVLKILPERSADGSTLPLKDLPVAELGNSDKLTVGQIVVAVGSPGGLDNTVTMGIVSGLERSSHIVGIPHKKVDYIQTDAAINPGNSGGPLVDVQTGQVVGINAAIRAHMEGTSFAIPINRVQEIMHDLAEGREVHHGYLGISLASCTPEWARQNNYKMDAEFGRVPEVYGALVHKVFPRTPAEKGGLRENDVLLEIGGKRVQSSDDARRLIDAAPMHQDLDVTLLRENRQISLTVQPVDL, from the exons TTTGTAACGGAAGCAGTCGAAAAGATTGGTCCTTCGGTGTTGCGAATCGATACAGAAACTCATCtcctggaagaagaaaccgtcGGACTACCCCCACGGGGGCCGGGTTTTGTACAGCAAGGTCAAGGATCTGGCTTAATATTTTCGTCTGATGGCTTTGTGCTGACAAATGCACATGTAGTCGAAGATGCCACCAAGGTAACCGTTACTTTGACGGACGGTCGCATGTACCAAGCCGAAGTGAAAGGGGCTGATGAGATTGTGGATATTGCGGTCCTGAAGATACTTCCTGAACGCAGTGCGGATGGTAGCACATTGCCTTTGAAAGATCTACCGGTGGCTGAACTAGGTAACAGTGACAAGCTTACAGTTGGGCAGATCGTCGTGGCTGTCGGAAGTCCAGGCGGCCTTGACAATACCGTCACTATGGGAATCGTTTCTGGTCTCGAGCGATCTTCTCATATCGTTGGCATTCCCCATAAAAAGGTTGATTACATCCAAACGGATGCTGCTATTAACCCTGGAAACTCAGGGGGGCCTCTGGTGGATGTTCAAACGGGGCAGGTAGTGGGTATAAACGCTGCCATACGCGCTCATATGGAAGGAACCAGCTTTGCAATTCCTATAAATCGTGTGCAGGAAATAATGCACGACTTGGCGGAAGGACGCGAAGTTCATCATGGCTATTTAGGTATTTCCTTGGCTTCATGTACACCAGAATGGGCTAGGCAAAACAACTATAAGATGGATGCAGAGTTTGGTCGTGTCCCGGAGGTGTACGGAGCCTTGGTTCACAAAGTCTTTCCCAGA ACACCAGCCGAAAAGGGTGGGTTACGGGAAAACGATGTGCTGTTGGAGATAGGAGGTAAAAGAGTACAATCTTCCGACGATGCACGGCGCTTGATTGACGCAGCACCCATGCATCAAGATCTCGATGTGACGCTACTTCGAGAAAATAGACAGATTTCGTTGACGGTACAACCTGTTGATCTG